The following are encoded in a window of Caldicellulosiruptor danielii genomic DNA:
- a CDS encoding Arc family DNA-binding protein encodes MPSNLPTFTLRLPEKLLAKLRVIAGINKRSVNKEIEFLVERYVKEFEEKHGEIKIEKENSE; translated from the coding sequence ATGCCTTCTAACTTGCCTACTTTCACGCTTCGCCTTCCCGAAAAACTGCTTGCAAAACTAAGAGTAATTGCAGGCATTAATAAACGCTCAGTTAATAAAGAGATAGAATTTTTGGTTGAACGTTATGTCAAAGAGTTTGAAGAAAAACATGGTGAAATAAAAATTGAAAAGGAAAATTCTGAATAA
- a CDS encoding helix-turn-helix domain-containing protein encodes MTLGDKIRNLRLTKGLSQKKLAELTGIPQTTISDFERNKYKPDLERLQKLARFFEMTLDELLSFPNDKSA; translated from the coding sequence GTGACATTGGGAGATAAGATAAGAAATTTAAGATTGACAAAAGGATTATCACAGAAAAAACTGGCAGAGTTAACTGGTATTCCACAAACAACTATTAGTGATTTTGAGCGTAATAAATATAAACCAGACCTTGAAAGATTACAAAAACTAGCGAGATTTTTTGAAATGACACTTGATGAACTTTTGAGCTTTCCTAACGACAAATCAGCATAG
- a CDS encoding type II toxin-antitoxin system VapC family toxin yields the protein MNKKLTLYFDTSVISHLDHPDNPQNTLITQKLWDSCRKQEYIIFISELVLIELEGCNPVKRSNLYNYLRQINYNLIFLTEEINSLAEKYVNAGIIPQKYKSDALHIAAATVSNCDFLVSWNFKHIVRAKTILGVNGINKLTGYKEIQIVAPNMLVDEE from the coding sequence ATGAATAAAAAATTAACACTATACTTTGATACTTCAGTAATAAGCCATCTGGACCATCCAGATAACCCTCAGAATACATTGATAACCCAAAAACTCTGGGACAGTTGCAGAAAACAGGAATATATTATTTTCATCTCGGAACTTGTGCTGATAGAGCTTGAAGGTTGTAACCCTGTAAAAAGGTCCAACTTGTATAATTATTTGCGACAAATCAATTATAACCTAATATTTCTAACAGAAGAAATTAACAGTCTTGCAGAAAAGTATGTTAACGCAGGTATTATACCACAGAAGTACAAGTCAGACGCATTGCACATAGCAGCAGCAACCGTTTCAAACTGCGATTTTCTTGTATCATGGAACTTCAAACATATTGTACGTGCGAAAACTATATTGGGAGTCAATGGGATTAATAAACTGACAGGTTATAAAGAAATTCAAATTGTGGCTCCCAATATGCTTGTAGATGAGGAGTGA
- a CDS encoding toxin-antitoxin system HicB family antitoxin — protein sequence MSALPQKRTIALTIRITPEINEKLTELTRKMGISKNAYIKMLLINALQTFDKLA from the coding sequence GTGAGTGCACTACCCCAAAAAAGAACGATTGCTTTAACTATCAGAATAACTCCTGAAATAAATGAGAAATTAACAGAATTGACAAGAAAAATGGGGATATCCAAAAATGCTTACATTAAGATGTTGTTAATTAATGCTTTACAAACATTTGACAAATTAGCTTAA
- a CDS encoding helix-turn-helix domain-containing protein — protein sequence MDVIQKIAKLKEKYGYTTRQLAIKSGIAQSTLQSILKEGKIPSIPTLQRICENGFGITLSQFFEDEEQPQNEINPAINELLSIINKLPKKKVIALTKFLKEIFETHDY from the coding sequence ATGGACGTAATTCAGAAAATAGCTAAGCTGAAAGAAAAATACGGTTACACTACACGCCAATTAGCTATAAAATCGGGAATAGCACAATCTACCTTGCAGAGTATTCTAAAAGAAGGCAAAATACCAAGTATTCCTACGTTGCAGAGGATATGTGAAAATGGTTTTGGTATTACTTTGAGTCAATTTTTTGAAGACGAGGAACAACCTCAAAATGAGATAAATCCTGCAATAAATGAACTATTAAGCATTATAAATAAACTTCCAAAGAAGAAAGTAATTGCATTAACCAAGTTTTTAAAAGAGATTTTTGAAACACATGACTACTAA
- a CDS encoding type II toxin-antitoxin system death-on-curing family toxin yields the protein MRTIPYEKVLDIYKRLVIESGGSYGIRDEGLLRASLESAFQTFDGVELYPTVFDKIAAVCYNIIKNHPLIDGNKRLGITLMAVLCDINDMQLECSDEELVELGVGIAEGKYDREQVKSWTIEHVERKKR from the coding sequence ATGAGGACAATTCCGTATGAAAAAGTACTGGATATATACAAAAGACTTGTAATTGAAAGCGGAGGGAGTTATGGTATTCGTGATGAAGGGCTGCTGAGAGCATCATTGGAAAGTGCATTTCAAACGTTCGATGGGGTTGAACTTTATCCAACAGTTTTCGATAAAATAGCAGCAGTGTGTTACAATATTATAAAAAATCACCCGTTGATTGATGGGAATAAACGACTGGGTATAACATTAATGGCAGTTTTATGTGATATAAACGATATGCAATTGGAGTGCTCGGATGAAGAATTGGTAGAGTTGGGAGTAGGAATTGCAGAAGGAAAATATGACAGAGAACAAGTTAAAAGTTGGACTATTGAACACGTAGAAAGAAAGAAGAGGTAA
- a CDS encoding DEAD/DEAH box helicase: protein MVDTIAKDEMRRILLAYQKLELLQPATISNGVFINNFSEIRSPKYFTNCRVFLGIYSYQEVKKAFEKIYNQPYNHPEKGDEKLYWFYFDIDENGKYKDNSFKVSSTLWALKQLENESTIERENPEILQGKNKERQTGDYELGEKFAEFAQNLKDEFEKIVKNQENINVKEIYMNLLQKFCYDIYPVENKEFVNSFGVKWFKKDKQKTNVENEIDEDDEIQSQDLFDSFYLKDIEKALKRLENDNLNPILFRFFTESQQKEDLTELLKLRKYTTAKYITPARWIHPEKINLNLMQQIAVNLIFNTIETEKIFSINGPPGTGKTTILKDIIANIITLRALELVRFRSPEELFKGLVGDVNVVNSALKNFNIVVASANNKAVENVTKEIPVLDSVDWSCLEKYELDYFKDEAKLIYDYKEENNEDSKKTEFPVSSENGQQYWALISAVLGKKENREKFFSALEKYINELFSSIPQVKWELCKRRFNHAFKKFRRIQKCYRAIEFFLKLEGTKFKFSHLVARAGEFCLKKIFARYFPDDMKLPSQEFWSQSEREIHKSFPWLSKYFNDIRDEVFVRALQLHQAVIAANKEKFICNLERFIKYMRKNESLPSEKVKELWYTFFLIVPVVSTTLASLSNMFRDVDDEIIGWLIVDEAGQVLPQHFIGALLRSKRAIIVGDPLQIPPVVKIPSFVINNVFKAYGIFKKEENSNSCTPRITETDSVQIVADRASKFGARISNMWVGCPLRVHKRCMDPMFTVANEIAYNNLMIFDVNKPEKLRTVFKDSFWINVKGKCSGRHYVEKQGQVVKTIVQEFLHRALIVQNEIKLTEELFIISPFKAVKNSISTELKRIPLHNINFKKEEWEHIVDEIVGTIHSFQGKQANNVIICLGADENSEGAISWASSEPNILNVALTRAKYRVIVIGDKDLWGKHKYFDTLLKELSKRVIEYTTEKDLVNKIFV from the coding sequence ATGGTAGATACAATTGCAAAAGATGAGATGAGAAGAATATTACTGGCATATCAAAAACTTGAATTATTACAACCTGCTACTATTTCCAATGGGGTCTTTATAAACAACTTTTCTGAAATTAGGAGTCCAAAATATTTTACAAATTGCAGAGTTTTCCTTGGAATCTATAGTTACCAGGAAGTAAAAAAAGCTTTTGAAAAAATTTATAACCAGCCATATAACCACCCTGAAAAAGGGGATGAAAAGCTATACTGGTTCTATTTTGATATCGATGAAAACGGAAAATATAAAGACAATAGTTTTAAAGTGTCTTCTACGTTGTGGGCTCTTAAACAACTGGAGAATGAAAGTACTATTGAAAGGGAAAACCCAGAAATATTGCAGGGGAAAAATAAAGAAAGGCAAACTGGAGACTATGAACTAGGAGAAAAATTCGCAGAGTTTGCTCAGAACCTGAAAGACGAGTTTGAAAAGATAGTAAAAAATCAGGAGAACATTAATGTTAAAGAAATCTATATGAATTTACTTCAAAAATTTTGTTACGACATTTATCCTGTTGAAAACAAAGAATTTGTCAATTCATTTGGTGTTAAGTGGTTCAAAAAAGACAAACAAAAAACTAACGTGGAAAATGAAATAGACGAAGATGATGAAATACAATCACAGGACCTTTTTGATAGTTTCTATTTGAAAGATATTGAGAAAGCACTCAAACGGCTTGAAAACGATAATTTAAATCCCATCCTATTTCGTTTCTTTACTGAGTCGCAACAAAAAGAAGATCTTACAGAATTATTGAAACTTAGAAAATACACTACTGCCAAATATATAACTCCTGCAAGGTGGATACATCCTGAAAAGATAAATTTAAACCTTATGCAGCAAATAGCTGTTAACCTTATTTTCAACACAATTGAAACTGAAAAAATATTCTCAATTAATGGACCACCGGGTACTGGTAAAACTACTATTCTTAAAGATATTATAGCCAATATCATCACACTAAGAGCGCTTGAACTTGTCAGGTTTCGTTCACCAGAAGAACTATTTAAAGGGCTCGTGGGTGATGTAAATGTCGTCAATTCCGCTTTAAAAAACTTTAACATTGTAGTTGCTTCTGCCAACAACAAAGCTGTGGAAAACGTTACTAAAGAAATACCGGTCCTAGATTCAGTTGACTGGTCCTGTCTTGAAAAATATGAATTGGATTATTTTAAAGATGAAGCTAAACTGATATACGACTATAAAGAGGAAAACAATGAAGATAGTAAGAAAACAGAATTCCCTGTATCAAGCGAAAACGGACAGCAATACTGGGCATTAATTTCAGCAGTTTTGGGCAAAAAAGAAAACAGAGAAAAGTTTTTCAGTGCTCTGGAAAAGTATATTAATGAACTGTTTTCTTCTATACCGCAAGTTAAGTGGGAACTATGTAAAAGAAGGTTCAATCATGCCTTTAAAAAGTTTAGACGTATTCAGAAATGTTACAGAGCTATAGAGTTTTTTTTGAAACTTGAGGGAACTAAGTTTAAATTCAGCCATTTAGTAGCCAGAGCTGGGGAGTTTTGTCTGAAGAAAATTTTTGCTAGATATTTTCCTGATGATATGAAACTTCCTTCCCAGGAGTTCTGGTCTCAAAGTGAGCGTGAAATTCACAAATCATTTCCATGGTTAAGCAAATATTTCAATGATATACGCGACGAAGTTTTTGTAAGAGCTCTTCAATTACATCAGGCTGTTATTGCTGCAAACAAAGAAAAGTTTATATGTAATCTGGAGAGGTTTATTAAATATATGAGAAAAAACGAATCACTACCTTCAGAAAAGGTAAAAGAACTGTGGTATACTTTCTTTTTAATTGTTCCCGTTGTTTCAACAACACTTGCATCATTGAGTAATATGTTCAGAGATGTTGATGACGAAATCATTGGCTGGCTGATTGTGGATGAAGCTGGTCAGGTGCTGCCCCAGCACTTTATCGGTGCGCTTCTCAGAAGTAAAAGAGCAATAATAGTGGGAGATCCTTTGCAGATTCCACCTGTTGTAAAAATACCATCGTTTGTTATCAATAATGTATTCAAAGCATATGGAATCTTCAAAAAGGAAGAAAATAGCAATTCATGCACACCACGTATAACCGAAACTGATTCTGTACAAATTGTAGCAGACAGAGCCAGCAAATTTGGTGCAAGAATTAGTAATATGTGGGTAGGATGTCCCCTTAGAGTACATAAACGTTGTATGGACCCAATGTTCACAGTGGCGAATGAAATAGCTTATAATAATCTTATGATTTTTGATGTGAATAAACCAGAAAAATTACGGACAGTTTTTAAAGATAGCTTCTGGATAAATGTAAAGGGTAAATGCAGTGGAAGACATTATGTTGAAAAACAGGGGCAAGTAGTAAAAACCATCGTACAGGAATTTTTGCACCGAGCACTAATAGTTCAAAATGAAATTAAATTAACCGAAGAGCTTTTTATTATTTCTCCTTTTAAAGCTGTTAAAAATAGTATATCTACTGAGTTGAAGAGAATACCTTTGCATAATATAAATTTTAAGAAAGAAGAATGGGAACATATAGTTGATGAAATAGTTGGTACAATACACAGCTTTCAAGGTAAGCAAGCCAACAATGTAATTATATGTCTTGGTGCTGATGAAAACAGCGAAGGGGCTATAAGCTGGGCATCTTCAGAGCCGAATATCTTAAATGTAGCACTGACAAGAGCTAAATATAGAGTCATAGTAATAGGTGATAAAGACCTGTGGGGAAAGCATAAATATTTTGATACACTCTTGAAAGAACTAAGTAAAAGAGTAATTGAGTATACTACAGAAAAAGACCTGGTCAACAAAATTTTTGTCTAG
- a CDS encoding PBECR4 domain-containing protein translates to MDELQRALENYKKVMGKYFIYTLDDGREIILKCGKRNLRHLLGLHKLVDKPNLSKAPPDKVFKSLNERKITFSYLKTSKFFAEIEERIKFFDLLPILATSKYIIDFDPHKLQNCKLQSKFLFFKIEIEKNKPIYLYLGIKEKRENPNVYCPETFMVQRRQPDKYCRNQKLTKIINIRILEAQAIKKAKKCRTKKTVMRKR, encoded by the coding sequence GTGGACGAATTGCAACGAGCACTTGAGAATTACAAAAAAGTGATGGGGAAGTATTTCATATATACTTTGGATGATGGAAGAGAAATAATTCTTAAATGTGGTAAAAGAAATTTAAGACATTTGTTAGGTCTACATAAACTTGTTGACAAACCAAACTTATCAAAAGCTCCTCCTGACAAGGTTTTCAAAAGTTTAAATGAGCGAAAAATAACTTTTTCCTACCTAAAAACAAGCAAATTTTTTGCTGAAATCGAAGAAAGAATAAAATTTTTCGACCTGCTACCCATTCTAGCAACCAGTAAGTACATAATTGATTTTGACCCACATAAATTACAAAATTGCAAGCTTCAGTCCAAATTTCTATTCTTTAAGATAGAAATAGAAAAAAACAAACCAATATATCTCTATTTAGGTATCAAAGAAAAAAGGGAAAATCCTAACGTATATTGCCCAGAAACTTTCATGGTTCAACGTCGCCAACCTGACAAATACTGCAGAAATCAGAAATTGACAAAAATCATTAACATTAGGATATTAGAAGCCCAAGCTATTAAGAAAGCTAAGAAGTGCAGAACAAAGAAAACTGTAATGCGGAAGAGATAG